One Obesumbacterium proteus DNA window includes the following coding sequences:
- a CDS encoding nucleobase:cation symporter-2 family protein → MSDVQQVADKTVKNESLYSEDSELIYHLDDKPPLHEMLIGAVTHLLAIFVPMVAPALIVGTALGLSSEVTAYLVSMAMIASGIGTFIQVNRFGRVGSGLLSIQSVNFSFVTVMIALGGSMKKDGLDEQAIISALLGVAFVGAFLVVASSQVLPYLKRVITPTVSGVVVLMIGLSLIKVGIIDFGGGLPAKGDGSFGSYQNLGLGFLVLCVVIGFNCCQNALLRMGGIAIGLIVGYVCALFMGIVDFSPLKDLPIITIPQPFKYGFSFDFHAFLVAATIYLLSILEAVGSITATAIISERPIVGEEYDRRLSGGVLADGLVSVIACALGSLPLTTFAQNNGVIQMTGVASRHVGKYIAAILVILGLFPVIGRFFTTIPAPILGGAMTLMFSMIALAGIKIILCGGMDRRETLIVATALGIGLGVSYDPQIFRVLPDSIYVLFENPICAGGVTAIILNLLIPRVNKRGQEDELEELIKPVTENFTQAK, encoded by the coding sequence ATGTCTGATGTACAGCAAGTTGCAGATAAAACCGTTAAAAATGAGTCCTTATATTCTGAGGATTCAGAGCTTATTTACCATCTTGATGATAAACCGCCGTTGCATGAAATGTTGATCGGCGCGGTGACGCATCTCCTCGCTATTTTCGTTCCCATGGTTGCTCCTGCGTTGATTGTCGGCACTGCGCTAGGGCTATCTTCAGAGGTCACCGCCTATTTAGTTTCTATGGCGATGATTGCCTCGGGGATTGGTACGTTCATCCAGGTCAATCGATTTGGTCGCGTAGGTTCAGGATTACTCTCCATTCAGTCGGTCAATTTTTCGTTCGTGACCGTCATGATTGCGCTGGGGGGTTCGATGAAAAAAGACGGGCTCGACGAACAGGCGATTATCTCCGCCTTACTCGGCGTGGCCTTTGTCGGCGCGTTTCTGGTTGTTGCCTCGTCACAGGTTCTCCCGTATCTCAAACGCGTGATCACGCCGACCGTCAGCGGCGTTGTGGTTCTGATGATTGGCCTTAGCCTGATCAAAGTTGGGATTATTGATTTTGGCGGAGGCTTGCCAGCCAAAGGCGATGGCTCCTTTGGCAGCTATCAAAATCTCGGTCTGGGATTTTTAGTGCTGTGCGTGGTGATTGGCTTTAACTGCTGCCAGAACGCGCTGTTGCGGATGGGTGGGATCGCCATCGGCTTAATCGTGGGATATGTCTGCGCGTTATTTATGGGCATTGTTGATTTCTCGCCTCTAAAAGATCTGCCGATTATCACTATTCCTCAGCCGTTTAAATATGGTTTCTCATTTGATTTTCATGCCTTTTTGGTTGCGGCTACCATCTACCTTTTAAGCATCCTAGAGGCGGTGGGCAGCATCACCGCAACGGCGATCATTTCTGAACGCCCAATCGTGGGTGAGGAATACGACCGGCGGTTATCCGGTGGGGTGCTGGCCGATGGTTTGGTTTCGGTGATTGCCTGTGCGTTGGGCTCTCTGCCGCTGACCACGTTTGCGCAAAACAACGGCGTGATCCAAATGACCGGCGTGGCCTCTCGGCACGTGGGGAAATACATCGCGGCGATATTGGTGATCCTTGGGCTGTTTCCGGTTATTGGACGTTTCTTTACCACCATCCCCGCGCCTATTTTAGGAGGCGCAATGACTCTGATGTTTTCGATGATTGCCCTCGCCGGGATAAAAATCATTCTGTGCGGCGGTATGGATCGGCGTGAAACCCTGATTGTGGCAACTGCGCTGGGGATTGGGCTGGGCGTTTCCTACGATCCGCAAATCTTCCGTGTCCTTCCTGATTCTATTTATGTGCTGTTCGAAAACCCCATCTGTGCGGGTGGCGTAACCGCCATCATTCTTAACCTGCTGATCCCTAGAGTGAATAAGCGCGGTCAAGAAGATGAGTTGGAAGAACTGATTAAGCCGGTAACTGAGAATTTTACTCAAGCGAAATAG
- the guaD gene encoding guanine deaminase, protein MSEQHSLKAIRGNFLDIVKTVEQPEEIESHLRFIEDGLMLLRSGKVEWFGTWQEGKHLIPEGIRVRDYSGKMIVPGFVDTHIHYPQSEMVGAYGEQLLEWLNKHTFPAERRYNDIEYAREMSAFFIKQLLRNGTTTALVFGTVHPESVDALFEAAHNINMRMIAGKVMMDRNAPDYLLDTAETSYSQSKALIERWHHNGRLLYAITPRFAPTSTPEQLAMAQRLREEYPDTYLHTHLCENKDEIEWVKALYPERKGYLDVYHHYGLTGKNSVFAHCVHLEEPEWDCLRDTGSSIAFCPTSNLYLGSGLFNLKKAWHKQIKVGMGTDIGAGTTFNMLQTLNEAYKVMQLQGWRMSAYEAFYLATLGGAKALGLDDIIGNFNIGKEADFVVLEPTATPLQQLRYDNSVTLMDKLFVMMTLGDDRSIYRTYVDGQLVYERT, encoded by the coding sequence ATGTCTGAACAACATTCTTTGAAAGCGATACGCGGTAATTTTTTAGATATTGTCAAAACAGTAGAGCAGCCTGAGGAAATTGAATCTCATCTGCGCTTTATTGAAGACGGCTTAATGCTGCTCCGCAGTGGGAAAGTTGAGTGGTTTGGTACATGGCAGGAAGGGAAGCATCTGATCCCTGAGGGCATCCGCGTGCGTGACTACAGCGGAAAAATGATCGTGCCCGGTTTTGTGGATACCCATATTCACTACCCGCAAAGCGAAATGGTGGGGGCCTATGGTGAACAGTTGCTGGAATGGCTGAATAAACACACGTTTCCCGCCGAGCGGCGTTACAACGACATTGAATACGCGCGCGAAATGTCAGCTTTCTTTATCAAGCAGCTATTGCGCAACGGCACCACCACGGCGCTGGTATTTGGCACCGTTCACCCCGAATCGGTTGATGCGCTGTTTGAGGCCGCGCATAACATCAATATGCGAATGATTGCGGGCAAAGTGATGATGGATCGCAATGCCCCTGATTATTTGCTCGATACGGCGGAAACCAGCTATAGCCAAAGCAAAGCGCTGATCGAACGCTGGCACCATAACGGGCGTTTGCTCTATGCCATTACGCCGCGCTTTGCCCCAACGTCAACGCCAGAACAGTTGGCAATGGCGCAGCGGCTGCGGGAAGAGTATCCCGATACTTATTTACATACCCATCTTTGTGAAAATAAAGACGAAATTGAGTGGGTTAAAGCTCTGTATCCCGAACGAAAGGGCTATTTAGACGTTTACCATCACTATGGATTAACCGGTAAAAATAGCGTTTTTGCGCACTGCGTGCATTTAGAAGAGCCTGAATGGGACTGTTTGCGCGACACCGGCTCGTCTATCGCGTTTTGTCCAACGTCGAATTTGTATCTCGGCAGCGGTTTGTTCAACTTGAAAAAAGCGTGGCATAAGCAGATTAAAGTCGGCATGGGAACGGATATCGGCGCTGGAACCACCTTCAATATGCTGCAAACGCTGAATGAAGCCTACAAAGTGATGCAGCTTCAAGGGTGGCGAATGTCAGCCTATGAGGCGTTTTATCTGGCGACCCTCGGCGGTGCCAAAGCATTAGGGCTTGATGACATCATCGGGAATTTCAACATAGGCAAAGAGGCGGACTTTGTAGTTTTAGAGCCAACGGCAACGCCGTTACAGCAGCTTCGTTACGATAACTCTGTGACTCTCATGGACAAATTATTCGTGATGATGACGCTTGGCGATGACCGTTCGATCTACAGAACCTACGTGGATGGACAATTAGTGTACGAACGCACCTAA
- a CDS encoding NCS2 family permease — translation MSSNSSQEGSAGKSGGSLDAYFKISARGSSVRQEVLAGVTTFLAMVYSVIVVPSMLGKAGFPPGAVFVATCLVAAFGSLLMGLWANLPMAIGCAISLTAFTAFSLVLGQHISIPVALGAVFLMGVLFTLISVTGIRSWILHNLPMGIAHGTGIGIGLFLLLIAANGVGLVIKNPLEGLPVALGAFTSFPVMMSLLGLAIIFGLEKLKVPGGILLVIIGISIVGLIFDPSVKYQGLFALPSLSAADGSSLIFSLDIMGALKPVVLPSVLALVMTAVFDATGTIRAVAGQANLLDKDGQIISGGKALTADSVSSIVSSFVGASPAAVYIESAAGTAAGGKTGLTATVVGVLFLLILFLSPLSYLVPGYATAPALMYVGLLMLSNVSKLDFNDFVDAMSGLVCAVFIVLTCNIVTGIMLGFTTLVIGRIFSNEWRKLNVGTVIIAIALVAFYAGGWAI, via the coding sequence ATGTCTAGCAATTCATCTCAAGAAGGGTCAGCGGGTAAATCGGGCGGTTCGCTTGACGCTTACTTTAAAATTTCGGCTCGTGGAAGCAGCGTTCGCCAAGAAGTGTTGGCGGGTGTGACGACTTTCCTTGCCATGGTGTATTCCGTTATTGTCGTGCCGAGCATGTTGGGCAAGGCTGGATTCCCCCCAGGAGCCGTGTTTGTTGCAACTTGTTTAGTGGCGGCTTTTGGTTCTTTGCTCATGGGGCTGTGGGCGAATTTGCCAATGGCTATCGGGTGTGCGATTTCCTTGACGGCGTTTACCGCGTTTAGTTTGGTGCTTGGGCAGCACATCAGTATTCCAGTGGCTTTGGGCGCCGTATTCTTGATGGGCGTTCTGTTTACCCTGATTTCGGTCACGGGAATACGTTCGTGGATATTGCATAACCTGCCGATGGGGATTGCTCACGGAACGGGGATTGGTATTGGTCTATTCCTGCTGCTGATTGCCGCGAACGGCGTGGGCCTCGTGATTAAAAACCCACTTGAAGGGCTGCCGGTTGCGCTGGGCGCATTCACTTCTTTCCCTGTGATGATGTCCTTGCTGGGGCTTGCCATTATCTTCGGCTTGGAAAAACTGAAAGTCCCAGGCGGTATCTTGCTGGTGATCATTGGTATTTCAATCGTCGGGCTGATTTTTGACCCAAGCGTGAAATATCAGGGGTTGTTCGCATTACCAAGCCTGTCTGCTGCCGATGGTTCATCGCTGATCTTCAGCCTCGATATTATGGGGGCATTGAAGCCGGTAGTCCTGCCAAGCGTTCTAGCGCTGGTGATGACGGCGGTTTTTGATGCGACCGGTACGATCCGTGCGGTGGCTGGTCAGGCAAACTTGTTGGATAAAGACGGCCAAATCATCAGCGGTGGCAAGGCGTTAACCGCTGACTCCGTGAGCAGCATTGTCTCGAGTTTTGTTGGCGCTTCCCCTGCGGCGGTATATATCGAATCGGCGGCGGGTACGGCAGCAGGCGGTAAAACTGGGCTTACGGCTACCGTTGTCGGCGTGCTATTCCTGCTGATCTTATTCCTGTCTCCGTTGTCTTATTTGGTTCCTGGATACGCAACGGCACCGGCGTTGATGTATGTTGGCTTGCTGATGCTGAGCAACGTTTCCAAGTTAGACTTCAATGACTTCGTTGATGCGATGTCAGGTCTGGTATGTGCGGTGTTTATCGTACTGACCTGTAATATCGTGACCGGTATCATGTTGGGCTTCACCACCTTAGTGATTGGCCGTATCTTCTCCAATGAGTGGCGCAAGCTGAATGTGGGAACGGTAATTATCGCGATTGCGTTAGTGGCATTTTATGCGGGCGGCTGGGCAATTTAA
- a CDS encoding Na+/H+ antiporter has protein sequence MEIFFTILILILVVSLSGVVTRMLPFQIPLPLMQIAIGALLAWPHFGLHVDFDPELFLVLFIPPLLFADGWKTPTREFLHHGREILGLALVLVLITVVGVGYFLHILLPEVPLVAAFALAAVLSPTDAVALGGIVGKGRIPKTIMGVLEGEALMNDASGLVALKFAIAVAMGTMVFTVGGATLEFLKVAIGGLLAGVAVTWLYSKSLRLISRWAGDDPATQIVFLMLLPFASYLIAEHVGVSGILAAVAAGMTISQSGVIRNAPLTMRLRANSVWAMLEFVFNGMVFIMLGLQLPGILESSIIQAERDPTIQTWFLFTDVALVYGVLLVLRFLWLWCMRRLSLRFIKRNPLQFASYSLRDLWIASFAGVRGAITLAGVLSIPLFLTDGTPFPGRYQLVFIATGVILFSLIVGVVALPLLLKGMEVNDTNTYREEETMAKSVTAEVAIESLKKMQERLEVDTEENIDPQLLTEVSSRVIGSLRRRISTKENAEEMRKVENLERRFRLTALRAERGELYHLRATQKISNETLQKLLHDLDLLEALLVEKSG, from the coding sequence ATGGAAATCTTCTTTACTATTCTGATCCTGATCCTAGTGGTGTCTTTATCTGGGGTGGTAACGCGTATGTTGCCGTTCCAAATACCGTTGCCGCTGATGCAGATTGCTATCGGGGCTCTGCTGGCATGGCCGCATTTTGGCCTGCACGTCGATTTTGACCCTGAACTTTTCCTCGTACTGTTTATCCCTCCGCTGCTGTTTGCTGACGGGTGGAAAACGCCAACGCGAGAATTTTTACACCATGGGCGTGAGATTTTAGGTCTGGCGCTGGTGCTGGTGCTCATCACGGTGGTTGGCGTCGGGTATTTCCTGCATATCCTGTTGCCTGAAGTTCCTTTGGTGGCTGCGTTTGCTCTGGCCGCCGTGCTCTCGCCAACTGACGCCGTGGCGTTAGGTGGGATCGTGGGCAAAGGCCGCATTCCGAAAACCATTATGGGCGTGCTGGAAGGCGAAGCCCTGATGAACGATGCGTCTGGTCTGGTTGCGCTGAAGTTTGCTATCGCCGTTGCGATGGGCACGATGGTGTTCACCGTGGGTGGTGCGACGCTTGAGTTCCTTAAAGTCGCGATTGGTGGTCTGCTCGCCGGTGTTGCCGTGACATGGTTATACAGTAAATCACTGCGCCTTATAAGCCGCTGGGCGGGCGATGATCCTGCCACGCAAATCGTATTCTTGATGCTGCTGCCGTTTGCTAGCTATCTGATTGCTGAACACGTGGGCGTTTCCGGTATTTTGGCCGCGGTTGCGGCGGGGATGACCATCAGCCAGTCGGGCGTGATTCGTAATGCACCGTTGACGATGCGTCTACGCGCTAACAGCGTTTGGGCAATGCTCGAGTTCGTGTTTAACGGCATGGTCTTTATCATGTTGGGGCTGCAACTGCCGGGGATTTTGGAAAGCTCCATTATTCAGGCAGAGCGCGATCCTACCATCCAGACATGGTTCCTGTTCACTGATGTTGCGTTAGTGTACGGCGTGCTGCTGGTATTACGTTTCCTGTGGCTATGGTGCATGCGTCGCTTAAGTTTGCGCTTCATCAAACGTAATCCACTTCAGTTCGCCAGCTACAGCCTGCGTGACCTGTGGATTGCGTCGTTTGCAGGTGTGCGCGGTGCGATTACCTTAGCCGGTGTGCTCTCTATCCCGCTGTTCTTGACCGATGGCACGCCGTTCCCAGGGCGATATCAGCTCGTGTTTATCGCCACCGGAGTGATTTTATTCTCGCTTATCGTCGGGGTTGTGGCGCTGCCATTGCTGCTGAAAGGCATGGAGGTCAACGATACGAATACCTATCGTGAAGAAGAGACGATGGCCAAATCGGTTACGGCAGAAGTCGCGATTGAAAGCCTGAAGAAAATGCAGGAACGCTTGGAAGTCGATACCGAGGAAAACATCGATCCTCAGTTGCTGACAGAGGTGAGTTCGCGTGTGATAGGGAGCCTGCGTCGGCGCATTAGCACCAAGGAAAACGCCGAAGAGATGCGCAAGGTGGAAAACCTTGAACGTCGCTTCCGTTTAACCGCGCTACGCGCTGAACGCGGTGAGCTTTACCATCTGCGCGCCACACAAAAAATCAGCAATGAAACGTTGCAGAAGCTGCTGCACGACCTTGATTTGCTGGAAGCGTTGCTGGTGGAGAAGAGTGGGTAA
- a CDS encoding LysR family transcriptional regulator, whose protein sequence is MDVRTLRYFVEVVRQQSFTRAAEKLFVTQPTISKMLRHLEDELGCTLLIREGRRLHLTDSGQAVYQRGLTILDQFSQLRSELEDISTVKRGQLKLGIPPMVGTQMAGLINEFRHNYPGIELIISEFGGLTVEQAVLSGELDLALTALSGDTDGAIASLPLFSHPLCVLLPRTEEWLSRTSIAMPELAEQNILIYNEDFALYKQLMQAFATHNVTPQIAVRSGQWDFLAAMVQAGVGIAILPEPICQRLDPKTLLWLPLEPKLMWELGLIWCEGRYLSHSAQAWIARCREYWPNGEMHPEWITLK, encoded by the coding sequence ATGGACGTCAGAACGCTGCGCTATTTCGTGGAAGTGGTACGCCAACAAAGCTTTACCCGCGCGGCGGAAAAACTGTTTGTTACCCAGCCAACCATCAGCAAAATGCTGCGCCATCTAGAAGATGAGCTGGGATGTACGCTGCTCATCCGCGAAGGGCGTCGTTTACATCTTACCGACAGTGGACAAGCGGTTTATCAACGAGGCCTCACCATACTGGATCAATTTAGCCAATTAAGATCAGAGCTAGAAGATATCAGCACGGTGAAACGTGGCCAGCTTAAGTTAGGTATTCCTCCGATGGTCGGTACCCAAATGGCCGGATTGATTAATGAATTTCGCCATAACTATCCGGGAATCGAACTGATTATCTCTGAGTTTGGCGGGCTTACCGTTGAACAGGCCGTATTGTCAGGTGAACTCGATCTTGCCTTAACGGCGCTTTCAGGAGATACCGATGGTGCCATCGCGTCGCTGCCGCTGTTCAGCCATCCGCTATGCGTTTTACTGCCCCGCACCGAAGAGTGGCTATCGCGCACCAGCATCGCTATGCCCGAACTCGCCGAGCAAAATATCCTGATCTACAACGAAGATTTCGCGCTTTATAAACAGCTGATGCAGGCTTTTGCAACCCACAACGTAACGCCGCAGATTGCGGTTCGCAGCGGACAGTGGGACTTTCTCGCCGCCATGGTTCAGGCTGGCGTAGGCATCGCGATTTTGCCCGAACCTATCTGCCAACGCCTCGATCCAAAGACCCTACTTTGGCTGCCGTTAGAGCCAAAACTGATGTGGGAACTGGGTTTGATTTGGTGTGAAGGGCGATACTTGTCGCACAGCGCTCAAGCGTGGATCGCGCGCTGCCGAGAATATTGGCCGAACGGGGAAATGCATCCAGAGTGGATAACGTTGAAGTAG
- a CDS encoding CidA/LrgA family protein: MSLALRSRAPFVLSRLQVPVQVALYAALFLVAQWAVVRFHLPLPANIVGMLMLLAMIVLRVLPIKWVKAGSRWLLAEMLLFFVPAVVAVVNYASLLMVEGWRIFAVIAVSTTLTLGLTALVVDRVYRLEIYLQRKKQSAAYKRDRA, from the coding sequence ATGTCTCTGGCGTTGCGCTCTCGCGCACCGTTCGTCCTAAGCCGCTTACAGGTGCCTGTTCAGGTTGCTTTGTATGCCGCACTGTTTTTGGTTGCACAATGGGCAGTGGTTAGATTCCACCTTCCTCTTCCCGCCAATATCGTGGGTATGCTGATGCTGCTGGCGATGATCGTTTTACGTGTTTTACCTATCAAGTGGGTTAAGGCGGGTTCGCGTTGGTTATTGGCTGAAATGTTGCTGTTTTTTGTTCCTGCCGTGGTTGCGGTGGTGAATTACGCTTCGCTATTAATGGTAGAAGGTTGGCGGATTTTTGCTGTGATTGCGGTGAGTACCACGCTGACGCTCGGTTTGACGGCGCTGGTGGTGGACAGGGTTTATCGTTTAGAGATTTACCTACAGCGTAAAAAGCAATCTGCGGCCTATAAGCGAGATCGCGCATGA
- a CDS encoding LrgB family protein, with amino-acid sequence MSSLSISVLCLLMTLALYFANKKIYRRLHTIWMMPLVLTPLILVLFLVITHVSYQDYMGESRWLLWLLGPATIAFAVPVYENMAVIRRHWMSLSAGVITATVVAVSSSVWLARLLTLPEEVQRSLAVRSITTPFALEAAKQLGGQPDLVALFVVITGVFGMAVGDILFLRLAVRSGMAKGAGLGASSHGAGTAKAYEIGQTEGVVSSLVMMLAGVVTVVLAPLIGHVMWS; translated from the coding sequence ATGAGCAGTTTAAGTATTAGTGTGCTGTGCCTGTTGATGACGTTAGCGCTCTATTTTGCCAATAAGAAAATCTACCGTCGCCTTCATACCATTTGGATGATGCCGCTGGTTTTAACGCCGCTGATTCTAGTGCTGTTTTTGGTGATCACACATGTTTCCTATCAGGATTACATGGGAGAGAGTCGTTGGCTGCTTTGGCTATTGGGCCCGGCGACTATCGCGTTTGCGGTACCGGTTTATGAAAATATGGCCGTGATTCGCCGCCACTGGATGTCGTTGAGTGCGGGCGTGATTACGGCAACGGTCGTTGCGGTGAGCAGCTCGGTTTGGCTGGCTCGGTTGTTAACGTTGCCGGAGGAAGTACAGCGTAGTTTGGCTGTGCGTTCAATTACCACGCCATTTGCGTTGGAAGCGGCTAAACAGCTGGGTGGACAACCCGATTTGGTCGCGCTGTTTGTGGTGATTACCGGCGTATTCGGCATGGCCGTGGGGGATATTTTATTCCTACGTTTGGCGGTGCGCAGCGGTATGGCGAAAGGGGCCGGATTAGGTGCCTCGTCGCATGGTGCAGGGACCGCAAAAGCTTATGAAATAGGGCAGACCGAAGGCGTGGTTTCAAGTTTAGTTATGATGTTAGCGGGGGTAGTGACCGTGGTGTTAGCCCCGCTGATCGGCCATGTGATGTGGTCATGA
- a CDS encoding DUF2002 family protein has protein sequence MYLRPDEVAQVLERTGFIRDYVTDKAYGFHKGDHYVYVNREARMGRTALVIHPALGQKSLKFAHPAEPLRSSVAYTRFPQDPHAVDTAFVGIPHGFTSRARLSQYLEKMFQ, from the coding sequence ATGTATTTACGCCCTGACGAAGTCGCACAGGTACTTGAACGAACTGGTTTTATTAGAGATTACGTGACCGATAAAGCCTATGGTTTTCATAAAGGCGATCACTATGTGTATGTTAACCGCGAGGCCAGAATGGGCCGAACCGCGCTGGTTATCCATCCGGCGCTCGGACAGAAAAGTCTGAAATTTGCACACCCCGCGGAGCCGCTACGCAGCAGCGTGGCCTATACGCGTTTCCCTCAGGATCCCCATGCCGTAGATACCGCGTTCGTCGGAATTCCCCATGGTTTTACCTCGCGTGCGCGCCTCAGCCAGTATTTGGAAAAAATGTTCCAATAG
- the agp gene encoding bifunctional glucose-1-phosphatase/inositol phosphatase, producing the protein MKKITKGFFSLSALALFIPLAAQSADVSPAAPEGYQLEQVLIFSRHGIRAPLVGYGDILAESTPHQWPIWKTEGGLLTPKGAEVETLFGKYMRDWLAQSGILSANGCPTDGTVFVYANSLPRTIDTAKSFVNGAFPECSLKVNHQAKIGTMDPTFNPIITAKVTDEFKQKAIESINQHAGPGGIDGLNERLKPNYAVLQQVMDYGQSKVCTEKKTCSLAEQPNTVNIVQDKEPGITGPLRVGTGASDGFMLQFYEGYPLKEVAWGQITDEKQWEQLEEIKNLYHETLFGSSAVAQNAAAPLMRFVSATLVGTPDNNALAADAHKAKVAVLVGHDSNIASLLAAMKTAEYELPKQYEKTPISGKIVFQRWHDKNDNRDLMKIEYVYQSTDQIRNATPLSLSSPAQRVVLQIDGCKIDANGFCPMDDFKTAIAKDIQGQ; encoded by the coding sequence ATGAAAAAAATAACTAAGGGCTTTTTCTCGCTGAGCGCATTGGCGTTATTCATTCCGCTGGCGGCTCAGTCTGCGGATGTTTCTCCCGCTGCGCCTGAAGGTTACCAGCTAGAACAAGTTCTCATTTTTAGCCGTCATGGTATTCGTGCACCGCTGGTGGGATACGGCGATATCTTGGCAGAATCGACGCCACATCAATGGCCTATATGGAAAACGGAAGGGGGATTGCTGACGCCTAAAGGGGCTGAGGTAGAAACACTCTTTGGTAAATATATGCGAGATTGGCTCGCCCAAAGCGGTATTTTGTCTGCGAATGGTTGTCCAACCGACGGTACTGTGTTTGTTTACGCTAACAGCCTGCCTCGCACCATTGATACCGCGAAAAGCTTTGTCAACGGCGCATTTCCCGAGTGTTCACTCAAGGTGAATCATCAGGCCAAAATTGGCACCATGGACCCAACGTTTAACCCGATAATTACCGCGAAAGTCACTGATGAGTTCAAACAAAAAGCCATTGAGTCGATTAACCAACATGCGGGACCGGGGGGGATTGACGGTCTTAACGAGCGCTTGAAACCTAACTATGCGGTACTTCAGCAGGTGATGGACTACGGGCAATCGAAAGTTTGTACCGAGAAAAAAACCTGCTCTTTGGCGGAACAGCCAAATACGGTCAACATCGTCCAGGACAAAGAGCCCGGTATTACGGGACCGCTACGTGTAGGAACCGGCGCATCTGATGGGTTTATGCTGCAGTTTTACGAAGGATATCCGCTGAAAGAGGTGGCTTGGGGACAAATCACCGATGAAAAACAGTGGGAGCAATTGGAAGAGATAAAGAATCTTTATCATGAAACCCTGTTTGGCTCGTCAGCGGTAGCCCAAAATGCGGCGGCACCTTTGATGCGTTTCGTTAGCGCAACGCTGGTGGGAACGCCAGATAACAATGCGCTGGCGGCAGACGCTCATAAAGCGAAGGTTGCGGTACTGGTGGGGCATGATTCCAACATTGCGTCTTTATTAGCAGCCATGAAAACGGCCGAATATGAATTGCCTAAGCAGTATGAGAAAACCCCGATCAGCGGAAAAATTGTTTTCCAACGTTGGCATGATAAAAACGACAATCGTGATTTGATGAAGATTGAATATGTATATCAGTCAACCGATCAAATCCGTAATGCTACGCCGTTATCATTGTCATCACCGGCTCAGCGTGTGGTTTTACAAATCGATGGTTGTAAAATTGATGCCAACGGTTTCTGCCCAATGGATGATTTTAAAACCGCGATAGCGAAAGATATTCAAGGACAGTAA
- a CDS encoding MurR/RpiR family transcriptional regulator: MFTHIALSTLNGLELMVYNYVIKNKDKVMYMTIRELADEADVSTTTILRFCKKMNCSGYSEFRIRFKLYLEQEEKLLLTSGASEIMSFFKSIHNDEFEELITRTAKQIAEAERIIFVGAGTSGTLGKYGARFFSNVGKFSNYIDDPYYPISTDMYKNAIAIILSVSGETPEILKLASQFSLHHCKIISITNSETSSLARMADFNLSYHMPQILIASEYNITTQVPVIYMLEAIGNKLEKNISS, encoded by the coding sequence ATGTTTACCCATATCGCCTTATCGACGCTGAATGGCTTGGAATTGATGGTATATAACTATGTCATCAAAAATAAAGATAAGGTGATGTATATGACTATCCGCGAGTTGGCGGATGAAGCGGATGTTTCCACCACCACCATATTACGCTTTTGCAAGAAAATGAATTGCAGTGGCTATTCTGAATTTCGTATTCGTTTTAAACTTTATCTTGAGCAAGAAGAGAAATTATTATTGACCTCCGGAGCGAGTGAAATAATGAGTTTCTTTAAAAGTATTCATAATGATGAGTTTGAAGAACTTATTACGCGCACGGCGAAGCAAATCGCTGAAGCGGAAAGAATAATATTTGTTGGTGCCGGTACTTCGGGTACGCTCGGGAAATATGGCGCGCGTTTTTTCTCTAACGTAGGGAAATTTAGTAATTATATTGACGATCCCTATTATCCTATTAGTACAGACATGTACAAAAATGCGATCGCAATTATTTTATCTGTTTCTGGTGAAACCCCAGAGATATTAAAATTGGCGAGCCAGTTTAGCCTGCATCACTGTAAAATCATCAGCATTACCAACAGCGAAACCTCCTCTTTAGCGCGCATGGCGGACTTCAATCTCTCCTATCACATGCCACAAATTCTGATTGCTAGTGAATATAATATCACCACCCAGGTTCCGGTAATTTATATGCTAGAGGCAATAGGAAATAAATTGGAAAAGAATATTTCTAGTTAA